The nucleotide sequence ATTTTGTATTGTTGAAAGCCTATGTGCAACGATTATATTTGTCCTACCTTTTGATAATTTCTCCAAAGACTCTTGAATCTCACGTTCTGTTATATTATCAAGTGCTGATGTCGCTTCATCTAATATCATAATTTTAGGATCTTTAAGAAAAACCCTCGCAATAGATATTCTTTGTTTTTGACCTCCCGAAAGTTTAAGTCCTCTCTCTCCAACAAAAGTATCATATCCATCTTTAAGACCAATTATAAAATTATGAATACTTGCCTTAATACACGCATCCTTAACTTCTTCATCGCTTGCATCCGGCTTTCCTATAACTATATTATCCCTTATAGTTCCCGTAAACAAAAATACCTCTTGAGATACAATTCCAATGTTTCTCCTTAAAGACTCCAAAGTAACATCTCTCACATCAATTCCATCAATCCTTATGCTTCCTTCATTCACATCATAAAATCTTGGAATCAAACTACATATAGTTGTTTTTCCTCCACCAGATGGTCCAACAAGAGCAATTGTCTTCCCAGCTTCAATTTTAAGATTAAAACCATTAAATACTTCCTCATTGTTGCTCTCATATCTAAACGTCACGTTATCTATACTAATTTCTCCCTTAACATTTTTAAGTTCTATCGCATTATTTGATTCTTTTTCCGTTTCAACTTTCAAAAGCTCTTGGAATCTTTGAAAACCACTCATACCATTTTGAAATTGATCAGAAAAGTTTATAAGCTTTCTTATTGGCTGGATAAACATCTTAACATACAAGACATAGGCAACAAAATCACCTATAGTAATATATCCATTAAATGTAAATACAGCAGATGCTATAAGTGCAATAAGCTCAAGAATATCAACCAAGAAAAAAGTTCCCGAAAAGAACTCTCCCATTTTTTTATACGCATATTCCCGTGCTTTTCTAAACATATCATTTGAATTTTCAAATTTATCGAGTTCACTCTTTTCATTTACAAACGATCTTGTAACTCTAATCCCTGAAATAGAATTTTCAATAGTTGCATTTACATCTCCTGTTTTAATTCTAGTTTCTCTAAATGCACTACTCATTTTCCTACGCTTAATTATTGAAAATGTAACTATGACAGGGACAAAAGCAAATATAAGTATAGTAAGAGGAACATTTATTCTAAATAATAAAGCAAATGAACCAACAAACATAACGATAGATACAAACACATCTTCTGGACCATGATGTGCAAGCTCAGATATTTCCATAAGATCATTCACAATTCTCGACATAATAACACCAGTTTTATTATTGCTAAAATATTCGTTAGGTAATCTTTGAAGATGTTTAAATACCTTTCTTCTCATGTCTCCCTGCATCCTAACTCCCATAACGTGTCCATAATACTGTATAAAATAATTAAGTCCAGCTTTAATAATAAAAATAACAAGCAAAACTATGCAAAATACAAATATCATTCTTATGTTTCTATTTGGTACAGCATCATTTATTATGCTACGTGTTATCATTGGATAAACTAAATCTATCATAGCAACCAAAAACGCTGCTAACATATCCATAAAAAACAATTTTTTATATGGAGCATAATAGCTTATAAAACTTTTTAACATATGTAACCTCCTTCTCTCAAATAAAAAAACCACATCATAATAATGCAGTTTCTATTCTATCTTAATTTCACAATTAATTATAAATATTTTTTATAAAATTTAGTCAAACTTTTTTATGAAATTTTCGACTTCATCTACCATTTTGTTTGTTGAATCAAATCCACCTGAAACCAAATACCAAACTTGTGCATTTAAATAAACAATATTCCCATTTTTATATGCATCCGTTGATTTAATAAGATCGTTATCCAGAACTGTCTGAGCAGTTCCTGTTCCAGATGTAGCTACTCCCCTATCTATAACAAATAACACATTTGGATTTTTATCAACTACATATTCAAATGACACCTGCTGTCCATGCGTAGAATCTTGGAGAGTATTATCAATATTAATAAAACCAAAATTATTATATAAAATACCAAATCTTGATTTATCACCATATGCACTCAAATTCCCTTCATTAACTAACAATGTTAATGCATTTAAATTTTTTGACGTCACTGATGCATTTAATG is from Candidatus Arthromitus sp. SFB-rat-Yit and encodes:
- a CDS encoding ABC transporter ATP-binding protein, with the protein product MLKSFISYYAPYKKLFFMDMLAAFLVAMIDLVYPMITRSIINDAVPNRNIRMIFVFCIVLLVIFIIKAGLNYFIQYYGHVMGVRMQGDMRRKVFKHLQRLPNEYFSNNKTGVIMSRIVNDLMEISELAHHGPEDVFVSIVMFVGSFALLFRINVPLTILIFAFVPVIVTFSIIKRRKMSSAFRETRIKTGDVNATIENSISGIRVTRSFVNEKSELDKFENSNDMFRKAREYAYKKMGEFFSGTFFLVDILELIALIASAVFTFNGYITIGDFVAYVLYVKMFIQPIRKLINFSDQFQNGMSGFQRFQELLKVETEKESNNAIELKNVKGEISIDNVTFRYESNNEEVFNGFNLKIEAGKTIALVGPSGGGKTTICSLIPRFYDVNEGSIRIDGIDVRDVTLESLRRNIGIVSQEVFLFTGTIRDNIVIGKPDASDEEVKDACIKASIHNFIIGLKDGYDTFVGERGLKLSGGQKQRISIARVFLKDPKIMILDEATSALDNITEREIQESLEKLSKGRTNIIVAHRLSTIQNADEILLIGKSGIVERGSHEELINKGGIYKSLYSRV